A single window of Candidatus Microthrix subdominans DNA harbors:
- a CDS encoding chloride channel protein, protein MAIGPPLGLVAAHFILRTVGGGATPSTSDEYLKRFHQEGGVLGGKPFRGRVLASAVALGTGNMLGLEGPAIYLGASAGATVQRRLPRLFGRIDHRLLLVAGAAGGVAAVFRAPATGAIFAIESPYQGDLAHSSLLPALIGASTGYVTFSLLLGNEPLFPVEGATDVMVPQLGIALLVGAVAGLVARWGASALALAKRLSTRGPDWRRLLLAGTVISATSVAVRLAADTPGVLGPGYGLVNWALEDNRAIWALVIILIARNLGTAASVAGGVPGGLFVPLVVAGALLGRLCGELIGTESTTLYPVIGIAAVLGAGYRVPLAAVMFVAETTGRPGFVVPGLLAAVAAELMMGSHSFTAYQKKAQLVSNNRRSRGAGRGSDPLTGEIRTVGADADGTPPVSTGRPVVTGEQPPVAEVVRPPVGEPTRPKLVDQRNDTSEIQQLATGGGRQVTGEVRHLTGEMKPITGQGQIEGPAPVGDAKLPEREPPLPPAAPPPALPGEVLLPSTRQWLAPDPDADAEAEAADAEAEAAADANAQADPGAGRATDIGARDPFPKDFDAE, encoded by the coding sequence GTGGCGATCGGGCCGCCGCTGGGGCTGGTCGCCGCTCACTTCATCCTTCGCACCGTCGGCGGCGGGGCGACGCCATCGACCTCCGACGAGTACCTGAAGCGCTTCCATCAGGAGGGCGGTGTGCTGGGCGGAAAGCCGTTTCGGGGTCGGGTGCTGGCCAGCGCCGTCGCTTTGGGCACGGGCAACATGTTGGGCCTCGAAGGCCCGGCGATCTACCTCGGAGCCTCGGCCGGCGCAACCGTGCAACGCCGCCTGCCCCGCCTGTTCGGGCGCATCGACCATCGGCTGCTGCTCGTCGCCGGTGCAGCCGGCGGTGTCGCCGCCGTCTTCCGCGCACCGGCCACCGGCGCCATCTTCGCCATCGAGTCGCCCTATCAAGGGGACCTGGCCCACAGCTCCCTGCTGCCGGCCCTGATCGGCGCGTCGACCGGCTACGTCACGTTCTCGCTGCTCCTCGGCAACGAGCCACTGTTTCCCGTCGAGGGCGCCACCGACGTGATGGTGCCCCAACTTGGCATCGCCCTGCTCGTCGGGGCCGTCGCGGGTCTGGTCGCCCGCTGGGGCGCATCGGCCCTGGCGCTGGCCAAGCGCCTCTCCACCCGCGGCCCCGACTGGAGGCGTCTGCTGCTGGCGGGCACGGTGATCTCGGCGACCAGCGTGGCGGTACGCCTGGCCGCCGACACCCCGGGCGTGCTCGGCCCCGGCTACGGGCTGGTCAACTGGGCGCTCGAGGACAACCGGGCGATCTGGGCGCTGGTCATCATCCTGATCGCCCGCAACCTGGGCACCGCTGCGTCGGTGGCCGGGGGCGTTCCCGGCGGGTTGTTCGTGCCGCTGGTGGTCGCCGGTGCGCTGCTCGGGCGACTGTGTGGGGAGCTGATCGGCACCGAGAGCACCACGCTGTATCCGGTGATCGGCATCGCCGCAGTGCTCGGGGCCGGATACCGGGTGCCGCTGGCCGCCGTGATGTTCGTCGCCGAAACCACCGGCCGGCCGGGCTTCGTCGTGCCCGGGCTGCTCGCAGCGGTGGCGGCCGAACTGATGATGGGCTCCCACAGCTTCACCGCCTACCAGAAGAAGGCCCAGCTGGTGTCGAACAATCGACGCAGCCGCGGCGCTGGGCGGGGCAGCGATCCGCTGACCGGCGAGATACGCACGGTCGGCGCCGACGCGGATGGGACACCGCCGGTGTCGACCGGACGACCCGTCGTCACCGGCGAGCAACCGCCGGTCGCCGAGGTGGTGCGGCCTCCCGTCGGCGAGCCGACCAGGCCGAAGCTGGTCGATCAGCGCAACGACACGTCGGAGATCCAGCAGTTGGCCACCGGCGGTGGCCGTCAAGTGACCGGTGAGGTGCGCCACCTGACCGGGGAGATGAAGCCGATCACCGGGCAGGGCCAGATCGAGGGGCCCGCTCCGGTCGGGGACGCCAAGCTGCCCGAGCGGGAACCCCCACTGCCGCCCGCTGCGCCCCCGCCGGCGCTGCCCGGCGAGGTGCTGTTGCCGTCGACCCGCCAGTGGCTGGCCCCCGATCCGGATGCCGACGCCGAGGCCGAGGCAGCCGATGCCGAAGCCGAGGCAGCCGCCGACGCCAACGCCCAAGCCGACCCCGGCGCTGGCCGGGCGACCGACATTGGCGCCAGGGACCCGTTTCCCAAGGACTTCGACGCCGAGTAG
- a CDS encoding trehalose-6-phosphate synthase: MATDGAVQENRIDEADGGTIPKHGTSGLLVLANRLPVRRVTSPEGTHWETSPGGLVTALSPVLSQRSDAMWLGWSGTTGTDEEEPLVVDGLALAPVPLSRGEVELFYEGFANRTLWPLYHDSIVRSEYHRTWWDAYRAVNRRFAKAAALWAAPGAVVWVHDYHLQLVPGMLRELRPDLRIGFFLHIPFPPVELFLQLPWRRTITEGLLGADVVGFQTQGGAANFRSLAALVADAKVEGSNVRLPDEAGGRTIRVETFGIGVDTATLEQMATDPEMIDRAREVRQSLGNPERILLGVDRLDYTKGLARRLRAFRELLEEDRLTVGRHVFIQVAEPTRENVSDYADFRDRIDRMVGEINGHYGEVGAVPMQYLHRHHSLDELVALYLAADVMLVTAVRDGMNLVCKEYVATRVDNTGALVLSEFAGAAETMGDALMVNPYDIDGLKLAIERAVNMPVDEQHRRMSLLRQSVIDSDVHRWAEDWLDALGVDR; this comes from the coding sequence ATGGCGACAGACGGCGCAGTGCAGGAAAACCGGATCGACGAGGCGGACGGGGGAACCATTCCCAAGCACGGGACCTCCGGGTTGTTGGTGCTCGCCAATCGCTTGCCGGTGCGGCGGGTGACCTCCCCCGAAGGCACCCATTGGGAGACCTCCCCCGGTGGGCTGGTGACCGCCCTGTCACCCGTCCTCTCCCAGAGGAGCGACGCCATGTGGCTGGGATGGTCCGGCACCACCGGTACCGACGAGGAGGAGCCCCTGGTGGTCGACGGGCTGGCGCTGGCCCCGGTGCCGCTGTCGAGGGGGGAGGTCGAGCTGTTCTACGAGGGGTTCGCCAACCGCACCCTGTGGCCGCTCTATCACGACTCGATCGTCCGCTCGGAGTACCACCGCACCTGGTGGGACGCCTATCGGGCGGTCAACCGCCGCTTCGCAAAGGCGGCAGCGCTGTGGGCGGCCCCCGGTGCGGTCGTGTGGGTGCACGACTACCACCTGCAACTCGTTCCCGGCATGCTGCGCGAGCTACGACCCGATCTGCGCATCGGCTTCTTTCTCCACATCCCTTTTCCACCGGTCGAGCTGTTTCTCCAGCTGCCGTGGCGACGCACGATTACCGAGGGGCTTCTCGGCGCCGACGTCGTCGGGTTTCAGACCCAGGGCGGTGCCGCCAACTTCCGAAGCCTGGCCGCGCTGGTCGCCGACGCCAAGGTTGAAGGTTCCAACGTGCGCCTCCCCGATGAAGCCGGTGGGCGCACGATCCGGGTGGAGACCTTCGGCATCGGCGTCGACACCGCCACCCTCGAGCAGATGGCGACCGACCCGGAAATGATCGACCGGGCACGGGAGGTACGCCAAAGCCTGGGCAACCCGGAGCGGATCCTGCTCGGCGTCGATCGGCTCGATTACACCAAGGGCCTCGCCCGTCGCCTGCGGGCCTTCCGCGAGCTGCTCGAGGAGGACCGGCTCACCGTTGGGCGTCACGTGTTCATCCAGGTGGCCGAGCCCACCCGGGAGAACGTCAGCGACTACGCCGACTTCCGGGACCGCATCGATCGCATGGTCGGCGAGATCAACGGTCATTACGGCGAGGTCGGCGCCGTCCCGATGCAGTACCTGCACCGTCATCACAGCCTCGATGAGTTGGTGGCGCTGTACCTGGCCGCCGACGTGATGCTGGTGACGGCGGTGCGCGACGGGATGAACCTGGTGTGTAAGGAGTACGTGGCCACCCGCGTCGACAACACGGGGGCGCTGGTGCTGTCCGAGTTCGCCGGTGCGGCCGAGACGATGGGAGATGCCTTGATGGTCAACCCGTACGACATCGACGGCCTGAAGCTGGCGATCGAACGGGCGGTCAACATGCCGGTGGACGAGCAACACCGGCGCATGAGCCTGCTGCGCCAGTCGGTCATCGACAGCGATGTGCACCGTTGGGCCGAAGACTGGCTGGACGCCCTCGGTGTGGACCGATGA
- a CDS encoding amidase: MRAELVERVRTGELHPRELVAEALRRIEADDPALNAVVALRAEEALADAERVDPSGPLAGLPVLVKDLIDVAGMPTTMGSDWLADAPSATADGLVVARLRAAGAIVVGKSNTPAFAHTGFTTNRLFGSTRNPWNHHRSPGGSSGGSAAALAAGMVPLATTSDGGGSVRIPASACGLVGYKPTTGAVGRDVKPAWPSLSTLGATATSVADVLVEAR; encoded by the coding sequence ATGAGGGCCGAGTTGGTCGAGCGGGTTCGGACAGGCGAGCTGCACCCCAGGGAGCTGGTGGCCGAGGCGCTGAGGCGCATCGAGGCCGACGACCCAGCGTTGAACGCCGTGGTTGCCCTGCGGGCGGAGGAGGCGCTCGCCGACGCCGAGCGGGTCGACCCGAGCGGTCCGCTCGCCGGGCTTCCGGTCCTGGTGAAGGACCTGATCGACGTCGCCGGCATGCCCACCACGATGGGAAGTGACTGGCTGGCCGACGCCCCATCCGCAACTGCGGACGGCCTGGTCGTCGCCCGGCTGCGGGCGGCCGGCGCCATCGTGGTCGGCAAGTCGAACACTCCGGCGTTCGCCCACACCGGGTTCACCACCAACCGCCTCTTCGGGAGCACGCGCAACCCGTGGAACCACCATCGCTCCCCCGGCGGGTCGAGCGGCGGGTCGGCCGCAGCGCTCGCCGCCGGCATGGTGCCGCTGGCCACCACCTCCGACGGCGGGGGCTCGGTTCGCATCCCCGCCTCGGCGTGTGGCCTGGTCGGCTACAAGCCGACGACCGGCGCAGTCGGCCGCGACGTCAAACCTGCGTGGCCATCGCTGTCGACGTTGGGCGCCACCGCCACCTCGGTCGCCGACGTGCTCGTCGAGGCCAGGTGA
- a CDS encoding ABC transporter permease: MVESLQSFWEYFQKQLDNDSFTEALIQHATYVVLVTISATVISVSLGVAVRHRPVAREVALGIASVFLTFPSLALFTLFIPILGLGFKPAFVALLLYALLPIMRNTVTGLNGVSPDVLESAKGMGLSSTERLFKVELPLAWPVIITGIRVSALLTTGIAAIATLIAGGGLGDFIKKGLSRLGLPNSLEAIWVGTLGTIALALVIDLIFVGIRRATTPRGIR; the protein is encoded by the coding sequence ATGGTTGAGAGCCTGCAGAGCTTCTGGGAGTACTTTCAGAAGCAACTCGACAACGACAGCTTCACGGAGGCGTTGATTCAACACGCCACCTACGTCGTGTTGGTCACCATCTCCGCCACCGTCATCTCGGTGTCGTTGGGGGTGGCGGTCAGGCACCGTCCGGTGGCCAGGGAGGTGGCGTTGGGAATCGCCAGCGTGTTTCTCACGTTCCCCTCCCTGGCACTCTTCACCCTCTTCATCCCGATCCTGGGGCTTGGCTTCAAGCCCGCCTTCGTCGCACTGTTGCTCTATGCGCTGCTGCCGATCATGCGCAACACGGTGACCGGGCTCAACGGAGTGAGCCCCGACGTGCTCGAGTCGGCCAAGGGCATGGGCCTGTCGAGCACCGAACGGCTTTTCAAGGTGGAGTTGCCCCTGGCCTGGCCGGTGATCATCACCGGCATCCGGGTCTCGGCGCTGCTCACCACCGGCATCGCCGCCATCGCCACGCTGATCGCCGGCGGCGGTCTCGGCGACTTCATCAAAAAGGGGCTCAGCCGTCTGGGGCTGCCCAACTCGCTCGAGGCGATTTGGGTGGGCACCCTCGGCACGATCGCCCTGGCGCTTGTGATCGACCTCATCTTCGTCGGCATCCGCCGCGCCACCACGCCCCGCGGCATCCGCTAG
- a CDS encoding cytochrome P450 codes for MSAVPPTDVDRAPRGRLSPDEADIALSNAILTDEGRQDPYGPYREIREGLGRYRSAIGSMIVADYESCLEVLRNPALGRPEPDMDLPPGLSGRERRPEDRRGSMLFANPPDHTRLRALVSRTFTPRRIEAMRPRIEALLTPILDEMAEAGTVDVLEVLGARLPAAVISDLLGVPPELHETLAPHVRASTAFIDAAADDEAIARAEAGVAVMAEVFEQLIADKRRVPDDRLLSALIDVEEAGDRLSHEELLANTGLMYAAGFETTTNLIGNGLFALLTHPDEMTRLRADHTLIPSAVWELLRWDSPVQLNVRAVLREVELFYETMPYGQLFTVLQGSGNRDEAAYPNADTLDVGRFVDRATPPPLSFGWGPHHCLGASLARAEGEIVFDALIDRFGSLELVDQPRYRASFTLRGLTSLIVECRQ; via the coding sequence GTGAGCGCCGTCCCACCCACCGATGTAGACAGAGCTCCCCGAGGTCGGCTCTCGCCGGACGAGGCCGATATCGCGTTGTCGAACGCGATCCTCACCGACGAAGGCCGTCAGGATCCCTACGGCCCGTACCGGGAGATCCGCGAGGGGCTCGGTCGTTATCGCTCGGCGATCGGATCGATGATCGTCGCCGACTACGAGAGCTGCCTCGAGGTGTTGCGCAACCCCGCGTTGGGCCGCCCGGAGCCCGACATGGATCTGCCCCCGGGCCTGAGCGGACGAGAGCGACGCCCAGAGGACCGTCGCGGGTCGATGCTGTTCGCCAACCCGCCCGATCACACCCGGTTGCGGGCACTGGTCAGCCGTACGTTCACGCCGCGTCGTATCGAGGCGATGCGGCCGAGGATCGAGGCGCTGCTCACCCCGATCCTCGACGAGATGGCAGAGGCGGGCACGGTCGACGTGCTCGAGGTGCTCGGGGCCCGCCTGCCGGCGGCGGTGATCTCCGATCTGTTGGGCGTGCCGCCCGAGCTACACGAGACGCTGGCGCCCCACGTCCGGGCGAGCACGGCCTTCATCGATGCCGCCGCCGACGACGAAGCGATCGCCCGGGCGGAGGCGGGCGTGGCGGTGATGGCCGAGGTGTTCGAGCAACTGATCGCCGACAAACGCCGGGTCCCCGATGATCGGCTGCTCAGCGCCCTGATCGACGTGGAGGAGGCGGGCGACCGCCTCAGCCACGAGGAGCTGTTGGCCAACACCGGGCTGATGTACGCCGCAGGCTTCGAAACGACGACCAACCTGATCGGCAATGGTCTGTTCGCCCTCCTCACCCACCCTGATGAGATGACGCGCCTTCGGGCCGATCACACGCTGATCCCCTCGGCGGTGTGGGAGTTGCTGCGCTGGGATTCCCCGGTGCAGCTCAACGTGCGGGCGGTGCTGCGCGAGGTGGAACTCTTCTACGAGACGATGCCGTACGGCCAGCTGTTCACCGTCCTCCAGGGCAGCGGCAACCGTGACGAGGCGGCGTATCCCAACGCTGACACCTTGGACGTCGGCAGGTTCGTCGACCGCGCGACGCCACCGCCGCTCAGCTTTGGATGGGGGCCCCACCACTGCCTGGGTGCGTCGCTGGCGCGGGCCGAGGGCGAGATCGTCTTCGATGCGCTGATCGACAGGTTCGGCTCCCTCGAGCTGGTCGATCAGCCTCGTTATCGAGCCAGTTTCACCTTGCGGGGGTTGACGTCGTTGATCGTCGAGTGCCGGCAGTAG
- a CDS encoding AEC family transporter has translation MIAVAVILGVAVAAGRWLEPPPGAAAGTDWVVLNLAFPALVLATIPGLELDRTALVPVAVAWSIVVVSALVVWVVATRAGWSRQVTGALLLVVPLGNTSFLGFPAVEALLGPEGLPTAVLYDQLGTFLALSTYGAVIAARYGGSEAASPGGAAMLRRTVSFPPFVALVVAFALRGVALPGSLTSAFDVLAASLTPLAMVGIGLRLSQRRLSVPDGPVVLGLGLRLFVLPAAVLAVAVVVGGRSSIEWDVSVLESATPPMITAGIVATAAGLDEDTVTSLVGLGVVIALFTLPVWAVLIG, from the coding sequence GTGATCGCAGTGGCGGTGATCCTGGGAGTGGCGGTCGCTGCCGGGCGCTGGCTCGAACCACCCCCGGGTGCGGCCGCTGGGACCGACTGGGTCGTGTTGAACCTGGCGTTTCCCGCACTGGTGCTGGCCACGATCCCAGGCCTTGAGCTCGACCGGACTGCGCTGGTGCCCGTCGCCGTCGCCTGGTCGATCGTCGTCGTGAGCGCCCTGGTCGTCTGGGTGGTGGCCACGCGCGCCGGATGGTCACGGCAGGTGACGGGCGCCTTGCTGTTGGTCGTGCCGCTCGGCAACACCAGCTTCCTCGGATTCCCGGCGGTCGAGGCCCTGCTCGGTCCCGAGGGGCTGCCGACCGCCGTGCTCTACGACCAGCTGGGGACGTTCCTTGCGCTGTCGACCTATGGAGCGGTCATCGCCGCCCGTTATGGCGGCTCGGAGGCCGCCTCCCCGGGGGGTGCTGCAATGCTGCGCCGGACGGTGAGCTTTCCGCCCTTCGTCGCCCTCGTCGTCGCCTTCGCTCTTCGGGGTGTGGCGCTGCCCGGATCGCTCACCTCGGCCTTTGACGTGCTGGCGGCCTCGCTGACCCCGCTGGCGATGGTCGGGATTGGGCTTCGGCTGTCCCAGCGTCGCCTGAGCGTTCCCGACGGTCCGGTCGTGTTGGGCCTGGGCCTCCGCCTGTTCGTGCTTCCCGCCGCCGTGCTCGCCGTGGCGGTGGTGGTCGGAGGTCGTTCATCGATCGAATGGGACGTCTCGGTGCTCGAATCGGCCACGCCTCCGATGATCACCGCCGGCATCGTGGCGACGGCGGCCGGACTGGATGAGGACACGGTGACCTCGCTGGTCGGCCTGGGGGTGGTGATCGCTCTGTTCACCTTGCCGGTGTGGGCCGTGCTGATCGGTTGA
- the mmuM gene encoding homocysteine S-methyltransferase: MAPVPGSLAEALGRGPVMADGGLSTVLAELGAAPSGGGSALWTGEVLATRPAAIEEAHARMISAGARVVLAAGYQVSRMGAVASGRRPEAGDELLVEATRRAVTARNRMRAQRPGPAWVAASIGPYGAALADGSEYRGRYAVGRPDLAEFHRGRLEVWVEAQRQLSTRADVWWCETIPDGVEAEVLGDELSRSVAALGERGLPAPEIVVTMTVATDGRCPTGEPVDEALAPILGGGALKPIAVGVNCCAPADVTPALERLAGVTRLPLVAKPNLGGAWNAADGRFEGAGPPTPDPERLRRWLDVGARLIGGCCGTGTAELAQLARQLSAS; the protein is encoded by the coding sequence ATGGCGCCGGTCCCGGGCTCGCTGGCCGAGGCGTTGGGCCGGGGGCCGGTCATGGCGGACGGCGGGCTGTCGACCGTGCTCGCCGAGCTGGGAGCGGCGCCGTCGGGCGGCGGGTCGGCGCTGTGGACCGGGGAGGTGCTGGCCACCCGGCCCGCCGCGATCGAGGAGGCGCATGCGCGGATGATCAGCGCCGGTGCCCGGGTGGTGCTCGCCGCCGGCTATCAGGTCAGCCGCATGGGTGCGGTGGCCTCCGGCCGTCGGCCGGAAGCGGGTGACGAACTGCTCGTCGAGGCGACGCGCCGCGCGGTGACAGCGCGCAACCGCATGAGGGCACAGCGGCCGGGGCCGGCGTGGGTGGCGGCATCGATCGGCCCCTATGGGGCGGCGCTGGCCGACGGGTCGGAGTACCGCGGCCGCTACGCCGTCGGACGACCCGACCTGGCCGAGTTTCACCGGGGCCGGCTGGAGGTGTGGGTCGAGGCCCAGCGGCAACTCTCGACGAGGGCGGATGTGTGGTGGTGCGAAACGATCCCCGACGGGGTCGAGGCGGAGGTCCTCGGCGACGAGTTAAGCCGCTCGGTGGCGGCGCTCGGGGAGCGGGGACTGCCCGCCCCCGAGATCGTGGTGACGATGACCGTCGCCACCGATGGTCGCTGCCCGACGGGCGAGCCGGTCGACGAGGCGTTGGCCCCGATCCTCGGCGGCGGAGCGCTGAAGCCGATCGCGGTCGGGGTCAACTGCTGCGCACCAGCCGACGTCACACCAGCGTTGGAGCGCCTCGCAGGGGTCACACGGCTGCCCCTGGTGGCCAAACCCAACCTGGGTGGAGCATGGAACGCAGCGGACGGCCGTTTTGAGGGTGCCGGGCCCCCGACACCGGATCCGGAGCGCCTTCGACGGTGGTTGGACGTCGGCGCACGGTTGATCGGTGGCTGCTGCGGTACCGGCACCGCCGAGCTGGCACAGCTGGCCCGGCAGCTCTCGGCATCTTGA
- a CDS encoding RNA methyltransferase, producing MEALQVLVGGRWRRPAADGAKDEVSGDQPQRRPDRHGPQWKVTEQSEHLEDRHLEDDGGQASDGADQRRDQQHLTTGASEFLQLLRVGGRWQESPHVARRYSLAGPRLGAVATPAAAQLPGAITVADAGDRLVADFVGLRDRRLAQRRRTEGGTTFGRFLAEGDLVTERALRAGHRLVALLVDAGRTEPLPTGADQAIAAGASLLAAGPDVVEAITGSRAHRGSMGLFERPEPLTVAAAVGNARTVAVLEGVVNPVNLGLIARSAVAMGVEALLLDPTCADPWYRRASRVSMGEVFAVPHAWLDALPGGLDPLSAAGFTLLALTPSEDAVDIGAVALEPDDRVALLLGAEGPGLSARVLARADACVRIPLSAAVDSLNVGAAAAVAAYAVGRNRRERP from the coding sequence ATGGAAGCGCTTCAGGTACTCGTCGGAGGTCGATGGCGTCGCCCCGCCGCCGACGGTGCGAAGGATGAAGTGAGCGGCGACCAGCCCCAGCGGCGGCCCGATCGCCACGGTCCACAGTGGAAGGTCACGGAACAGTCCGAGCATCTCGAAGACCGCCACCTCGAAGACGACGGCGGCCAGGCCAGCGATGGCGCCGACCAACGCCGAGACCAACAGCACCTCACGACTGGCGCGAGCGAGTTCCTTCAGCTCCTCCGGGTCGGGGGTCGATGGCAGGAATCTCCACACGTGGCCCGACGGTACAGCCTGGCTGGACCTAGGTTGGGGGCGGTGGCCACTCCAGCGGCAGCGCAGCTTCCCGGGGCCATCACGGTTGCCGATGCGGGTGACCGGTTGGTCGCCGACTTCGTCGGGCTGCGGGACCGCCGGCTTGCGCAACGCCGACGCACCGAGGGGGGGACGACGTTCGGCCGGTTTCTCGCCGAGGGCGACCTGGTGACCGAGCGCGCCCTGCGGGCGGGGCACCGGTTGGTCGCCCTACTCGTCGATGCCGGGAGGACCGAACCCCTTCCCACCGGCGCCGACCAGGCGATCGCGGCGGGGGCCAGCCTGCTCGCAGCGGGACCCGACGTCGTCGAGGCGATCACGGGTTCGAGGGCCCATCGTGGGTCGATGGGGCTCTTCGAGCGCCCCGAGCCGCTGACTGTGGCGGCGGCGGTGGGTAACGCCCGCACAGTCGCCGTGCTCGAGGGCGTGGTCAACCCGGTGAACCTGGGGTTGATCGCCCGCAGCGCGGTGGCAATGGGCGTCGAGGCGCTGTTGTTGGACCCGACATGTGCCGACCCGTGGTACCGCCGGGCCTCGCGGGTGTCGATGGGGGAGGTGTTCGCCGTACCCCACGCATGGCTCGACGCACTGCCCGGTGGCCTGGATCCGTTGAGCGCAGCGGGCTTCACCCTGCTGGCGCTGACCCCCTCGGAGGATGCCGTCGACATCGGGGCGGTGGCGCTTGAACCTGACGACCGCGTGGCGCTGCTGCTCGGAGCCGAGGGACCGGGCCTCAGCGCGAGGGTCCTGGCGAGGGCCGATGCGTGCGTGCGAATCCCGCTCTCCGCAGCGGTCGACTCGCTCAACGTCGGCGCCGCTGCGGCGGTGGCCGCTTACGCCGTCGGGAGAAATCGCAGGGAGCGCCCTTGA
- the otsB gene encoding trehalose-phosphatase has translation MSAQVGEPTLDAALVAALDRAAASGTLLVACDYDGTLAPIVDDPDRAAPLLGAIDALADLAALPATWVSLVSGRSLDALVALACPPRAIGLIGSHGAERVAPGGAADRVGGHDPAGLPRPPHDEAAQLLKELVAEVGAEVALLPGSRIETKPVGVAFHYRLADPVAGARAADALIERLANRPGVHVRTGKMVAEFAVAGANKGEALQALIDQTEPDVTVFVGDDVTDEDGFAVLGDADIGIKVGSEATAATHRVASPDEVLAVLARLTQHRSLRG, from the coding sequence ATGAGCGCGCAGGTCGGGGAGCCGACCCTCGATGCCGCCCTCGTCGCCGCCCTCGACCGCGCCGCCGCTTCGGGCACCCTGCTGGTGGCCTGCGACTACGACGGCACGTTGGCACCAATCGTCGACGACCCCGATCGCGCTGCGCCGCTGCTCGGTGCCATCGACGCGCTGGCGGATCTGGCGGCGCTCCCGGCCACGTGGGTCAGCTTGGTGTCCGGCCGATCACTGGACGCGCTGGTGGCGCTGGCTTGCCCGCCCCGTGCGATCGGGTTGATCGGCAGCCACGGCGCGGAGCGTGTCGCCCCCGGAGGGGCGGCCGACCGAGTAGGCGGCCATGACCCCGCCGGGTTGCCCCGGCCGCCGCACGACGAGGCGGCACAATTGTTAAAGGAATTGGTCGCCGAGGTCGGAGCCGAAGTGGCGCTGCTGCCCGGCAGCCGAATCGAGACCAAACCCGTCGGCGTGGCCTTCCATTACCGCCTCGCCGACCCTGTCGCCGGCGCACGCGCCGCCGACGCCCTGATCGAGCGGCTGGCAAACCGGCCGGGGGTCCACGTGCGTACGGGGAAGATGGTGGCCGAATTCGCGGTGGCGGGTGCCAATAAAGGCGAGGCGCTGCAGGCCTTGATCGACCAGACCGAGCCTGACGTCACCGTCTTCGTCGGCGACGACGTCACCGACGAAGACGGGTTTGCCGTGCTCGGGGACGCCGATATCGGAATCAAGGTTGGCTCCGAGGCAACGGCGGCGACCCACCGCGTGGCGTCGCCCGACGAGGTGCTCGCTGTGCTGGCGCGCTTGACCCAGCACCGTTCCCTGCGCGGCTGA